A part of Lacinutrix sp. 5H-3-7-4 genomic DNA contains:
- a CDS encoding type IX secretion system membrane protein PorP/SprF: MKKLVYIVLLIVIGVQAQQDPQYTQYMYNMNVVNPAYAGSTESVSIGALYRSQWVGLEGAPSTGTLSIHSPVGNRVGLGLSLISDEVGPVSETNAYVDFSYSLPVGNVTKLAFGLKAGGTFHDIGTGSVTTLDAGDPFFSQDVNTTTFNVGAGLYLYQPNKYYISASMPNILNGTHLDFDGRKIGSETEHIFAAAGYVFDLSENFKLKPHALLKFAFDAPLSYDLNLNLFMYDVVEVGAGYRIDDSFSGMVNFRVSPALRIGYAYDAIQSELDVVTNASHEIFVNFDINLPRKVSRSPRYF; this comes from the coding sequence ATGAAGAAATTAGTATATATCGTACTACTTATTGTAATAGGAGTACAAGCACAACAAGATCCACAGTACACACAGTACATGTATAACATGAACGTGGTCAATCCAGCTTATGCTGGGTCGACCGAGAGTGTATCTATAGGCGCACTTTACCGTAGCCAATGGGTCGGTTTAGAAGGCGCACCAAGCACAGGAACCTTATCTATACATTCACCAGTAGGTAATCGTGTAGGATTAGGGTTATCGCTTATAAGTGATGAAGTAGGACCAGTAAGCGAGACTAACGCTTATGTAGATTTCTCTTACTCATTACCAGTAGGAAATGTAACAAAGTTAGCCTTCGGTTTAAAAGCCGGAGGTACTTTTCATGACATTGGTACAGGAAGCGTAACAACATTAGATGCAGGAGATCCATTTTTCTCACAAGATGTAAATACAACAACCTTTAATGTAGGAGCGGGATTATACTTATACCAACCAAATAAGTATTACATTTCAGCCTCAATGCCAAACATATTAAATGGAACACATTTAGATTTTGATGGTAGAAAAATAGGCTCAGAAACAGAGCATATTTTTGCAGCAGCAGGTTATGTATTCGATCTTTCAGAGAACTTTAAGTTAAAGCCACACGCTTTATTAAAATTTGCTTTTGATGCACCATTGAGTTACGATTTAAACCTAAACCTATTTATGTACGATGTAGTAGAAGTAGGAGCAGGTTACCGTATAGACGATTCTTTTAGTGGTATGGTAAACTTTAGAGTTTCACCAGCATTAAGAATAGGTTATGCTTACGACGCAATACAATCAGAGTTGGATGTTGTAACCAATGCCTCACATGAGATTTTTGTTAATTTCGATATTAATCTACCAAGAAAAGTCTCACGTTCACCACGTTATTTCTAA
- a CDS encoding ABC transporter ATP-binding protein yields the protein MLDVKNLSFSYNKNTVLNNLSFTVNAGECIAVIGESGSGKSTLLKTLRGEYDLNNGEIFWNNTQILGPKFNLVIGYDFIKYVAQEFELMPFISVAENIGKHLSNFYKKEKKERVDQLINVVELNAFANTKVKLLSGGQKQRVALARALAKKPEILLLDEPFSHIDNFKKQSLRRNVFKYLKENNIACVMATHDKEDVLGFADRLLVLNNKSIEENSTPKALFENPKTPLIASFFGEFNVINKKIIYAHQIKVVEVSNIRALVLKNYFKGNHYLIEAVLNDETIFFEHDTALEIQKEVCLKTE from the coding sequence ATGCTAGACGTAAAAAACCTTTCTTTTTCATATAATAAAAACACTGTTTTAAATAATCTCTCATTCACAGTTAATGCTGGAGAGTGTATTGCTGTTATTGGAGAAAGTGGTTCTGGTAAAAGTACTTTACTAAAAACACTTCGTGGAGAATACGATTTAAATAATGGTGAAATATTTTGGAACAACACTCAAATTTTAGGTCCAAAATTTAATCTTGTAATTGGTTACGATTTTATAAAATATGTTGCTCAAGAGTTTGAGTTAATGCCATTTATTTCTGTTGCAGAAAATATAGGTAAACACCTTTCTAATTTTTATAAAAAGGAAAAAAAAGAAAGGGTTGACCAGTTAATAAATGTTGTAGAGTTAAATGCGTTTGCAAATACTAAAGTAAAACTATTAAGTGGCGGGCAAAAACAACGTGTGGCTTTAGCTAGAGCATTAGCTAAAAAGCCAGAAATACTTTTGTTAGATGAGCCTTTTAGTCATATAGATAACTTTAAAAAGCAAAGTCTTAGGCGTAATGTTTTTAAATATTTAAAAGAAAATAATATAGCTTGTGTTATGGCAACTCACGATAAAGAAGATGTGCTTGGTTTTGCAGATAGGTTGCTAGTGTTAAACAATAAAAGCATTGAAGAAAATAGTACACCAAAAGCTTTATTTGAAAACCCTAAAACACCTTTAATAGCTTCATTTTTTGGAGAGTTTAATGTTATAAATAAAAAAATTATTTATGCGCACCAAATAAAAGTTGTTGAGGTTTCAAACATTAGAGCTTTGGTTTTAAAAAACTATTTTAAAGGAAATCACTATTTAATTGAAGCTGTTTTAAATGATGAAACTATTTTTTTTGAACATGATACAGCACTTGAAATTCAAAAGGAGGTTTGCTTAAAAACAGAGTAA
- a CDS encoding choice-of-anchor L domain-containing protein: protein MKKTTLLLVLLLISLSISAQTYLSENFDTNIPATWTVDDAGAATGDSWISGQVGGVNNLDGTNAAFVDSDANGNGTLLIETLTSPTFDTTGATAIFLDFDQYYRNIGADTAVVEVWDGTAWVPVLTQTTTAGAFSNPDQQHIDLTAYSNNAMQIRFVYDDADSWAWYWLVDNVIVYNATCPNPDSFTFLSATSTTADISWTAGGTETAWEVAIQTPGTGMPTGSGTATTSNNPYVATGLTPATNYEAYVRADCGGDFSIWVGPINFATECTTFVAPYTEGFENGGDIPLCWTMDGGEDWQFDNDPGFNHIGDNGTITGTTATNDYFAWVDSSGDDGPTTLTTPLVDVSTLATPALSFYELSDNEDNDNSQLDVEVWDGAAWNLMATYNTNTNGWEEKTINLSTLTITGDVQARFIFSETSTGFYDDIAIDDVTFDELPSCVNPGNLAVDSATDTTATLSWMVNGTETAWEVAVQAPGTGIPTGAGMAATTNPYTATGLTAATTYEYYVRANCGTEFSDWIGPLVFDTECAVFIAPYTEGFENGGIIPLCWTMDGGEDWEFANDPGFDHIGNNGVITGTTATNDYFAWVDSSGTDAPATLTTPLIDVSGLAVPALSFYELSDNEGNDNSQLDVEVWDGAAWNLMATYNTNTNGWEEKTINLSTLTITGNVQARFIFSEVITPGDFYDDIAIDDVTFDELPSCVNPANLGVDSTTDTTATLSWMVNGTETAWEVVVQSPGTGMPTGAGDPAATNPYTATGLTAITDYEYFVRADCGNGDFSDWVGPFTFTTECSTFAAPYTEGFENGGTIPDCWTMNGGGIWEFANDPGFDHIGNNGTITGNTATNDYFAWVDSSGDNGPTSLFSPLIDTTPLAEPALSFYLLSDNEGNANSQLDVEVWDGAAWNPVGTYNTNTGGWEYIIINISTLNITGPVQVQFIFSEVIDPSDFYDDIAIDDVTIDELPPCLFPNTITTSNTTETSVDISWIPGASETAWEYVVQPVGTGTPTTNGTPATNTTVTETMLSPGTAYEIYVRSDCNSTGDGFSDWTGPVIFYTLPENDDCEGAINFLANADGNCTNFTSGSLSGATQSPQANPCSGTPNDDVWFSFTAVSTDHAISLSNIVGSTTFLSHGLYEGPDCNNLTNLTCSTADNSTANGLTIGNTYYIRVFSNGSTPATTTFDLCVFSIPPPITTDITQYTVPELVEDILVNSPCSTISNVTSSTGTNFGSDNGIGYFEANGSGFPFESGIIMTTGNAVNAPGPETGTLSDGGGAGWPGDPDLEAEIMEGPTNNASIIEFDFVPFIEDMSFEFIFAAEEYGTFQCGFSDAFAFLLTDTVTGVTTNIAVIPGTTTPVSVFTIRDMAFNGSCPSSNAALFDAYYGPGGQPALTNPTNFIGRTVPLTASSTVVPNRTYHIKLVIADDGDTAYDSAVFLKAGSFEIGEVDLGEDILLSSGNANCEGDEVILDIGVPVGDNATITWYTINDNIQEAILDENGAPESGTTLAVTETNNYIVEIVLNANASCFVIDDILVEFFPNPVLPDNLPDILGCDVDNTNQAIFDLTENENLITGTQTGLIITYYLTEQDAIDQTNAITNTTTYSSTPTTIYYNAADGTTSCDAVGSFNIALAPKPQLAQADNILGCDDDEDGISNYDLTSNETVIANGNTGLTFSYHNNLADAEASTNAIAVPTDYDGGTQTIYVRAESNDGCFETATFDLDFGISPSISFDTDVLYEVCPNATSPISVTAIGDNFVESDVTITWYNEGVLVPGQTSLTINNVLTSGTYTIEVMFNQSGCTSSESIFVDELETCVIPQGISPDGDGLNDNFDLSSFDVQSLQIFNRNGRMVYEKTNYKDEWHGQSLDGDELPVGTYYYVMNYQGNKTKAAWVYINRAN, encoded by the coding sequence ATGAAAAAGACTACTTTATTATTGGTTTTACTTCTAATAAGTTTATCCATAAGTGCACAAACTTATTTGAGTGAAAATTTCGACACAAACATACCTGCAACATGGACAGTTGATGATGCAGGAGCAGCTACTGGAGATTCATGGATTTCTGGACAAGTTGGAGGTGTTAACAATCTTGATGGCACTAATGCTGCTTTTGTAGATAGTGATGCTAACGGAAATGGAACATTACTTATTGAAACCCTTACCTCTCCTACTTTTGATACTACCGGAGCAACCGCAATATTTCTTGATTTTGATCAATACTATAGAAATATTGGAGCAGACACAGCCGTTGTTGAAGTTTGGGATGGTACTGCATGGGTTCCTGTTTTAACTCAAACAACAACAGCAGGAGCATTTAGTAATCCAGATCAACAACATATAGATCTTACAGCATATTCTAATAATGCAATGCAAATTCGCTTTGTTTACGACGATGCAGATTCTTGGGCTTGGTATTGGTTAGTAGATAATGTTATTGTTTACAATGCAACTTGTCCAAATCCAGATAGTTTCACTTTTTTAAGTGCAACATCAACAACAGCAGATATTTCATGGACAGCCGGAGGAACTGAAACAGCTTGGGAGGTTGCAATACAAACTCCTGGAACTGGAATGCCAACAGGTTCTGGTACAGCAACTACTTCTAATAATCCTTATGTTGCAACAGGATTAACACCTGCAACTAATTATGAAGCTTATGTTCGTGCAGATTGTGGTGGTGATTTTAGTATTTGGGTTGGACCAATAAATTTTGCTACAGAGTGCACAACGTTTGTAGCGCCATATACAGAAGGTTTTGAAAATGGTGGAGATATTCCATTATGTTGGACAATGGATGGTGGTGAAGATTGGCAGTTTGATAATGACCCTGGTTTTAATCACATTGGAGACAATGGTACAATTACTGGAACAACAGCAACTAACGATTACTTTGCATGGGTAGACTCTTCAGGAGATGATGGGCCAACAACTTTAACCACGCCATTAGTTGACGTATCTACATTAGCAACACCAGCTTTATCTTTTTATGAATTAAGTGATAACGAAGATAATGACAACTCTCAATTAGATGTTGAGGTTTGGGATGGTGCTGCATGGAATTTAATGGCTACTTATAACACCAATACAAATGGTTGGGAAGAAAAAACAATAAACTTAAGTACACTAACAATAACTGGAGACGTTCAAGCACGATTTATTTTCTCTGAAACATCAACAGGATTCTATGATGATATCGCAATAGACGATGTTACTTTTGATGAGTTACCATCATGTGTAAACCCAGGAAATTTAGCTGTTGATAGTGCAACAGATACTACAGCTACTTTATCTTGGATGGTAAATGGAACAGAAACAGCATGGGAAGTTGCAGTACAGGCACCAGGAACAGGAATTCCTACTGGAGCAGGAATGGCTGCAACAACTAATCCATACACAGCAACAGGTTTAACTGCTGCTACAACTTATGAATATTATGTAAGAGCAAATTGTGGTACAGAATTTAGTGATTGGATTGGTCCCTTAGTATTCGATACAGAATGTGCCGTATTTATCGCTCCTTATACTGAAGGATTTGAAAACGGAGGAATTATACCATTATGCTGGACGATGGATGGTGGAGAAGATTGGGAATTTGCTAATGATCCTGGATTTGATCACATTGGAAACAATGGTGTAATTACAGGCACAACTGCTACTAATGATTATTTTGCCTGGGTAGACTCTTCTGGAACTGATGCTCCAGCAACATTAACAACGCCTCTTATAGACGTATCTGGTTTAGCCGTACCTGCATTATCATTTTATGAATTAAGTGATAATGAAGGAAATGACAACTCACAATTAGATGTAGAAGTTTGGGATGGTGCTGCTTGGAATTTAATGGCAACTTACAATACAAACACTAATGGTTGGGAAGAAAAAACAATAAACTTAAGTACACTTACAATTACAGGAAATGTACAAGCGAGATTTATTTTTTCAGAAGTAATTACACCAGGAGACTTTTATGATGATATCGCAATAGACGATGTGACTTTCGATGAATTACCAAGTTGTGTAAACCCAGCTAATTTAGGTGTTGACAGTACAACAGACACTACTGCTACTTTATCTTGGATGGTAAATGGAACAGAAACAGCGTGGGAAGTTGTTGTTCAATCTCCAGGAACAGGAATGCCTACTGGAGCTGGAGATCCTGCAGCAACTAATCCATACACAGCAACAGGTTTAACAGCTATTACAGACTATGAATATTTTGTAAGAGCAGACTGTGGGAATGGTGATTTTAGTGATTGGGTTGGACCATTTACTTTTACAACAGAATGTTCAACATTTGCAGCTCCTTACACAGAAGGCTTTGAAAATGGCGGAACAATACCAGATTGTTGGACCATGAATGGTGGTGGAATTTGGGAATTTGCTAATGACCCTGGATTCGACCATATTGGTAACAATGGTACTATAACAGGAAACACTGCTACAAACGATTATTTTGCTTGGGTAGATTCTTCAGGAGACAATGGACCTACATCATTATTTTCTCCCTTAATAGATACAACTCCTTTAGCAGAGCCAGCACTATCATTCTACTTATTAAGTGATAATGAAGGAAATGCAAATTCTCAGTTAGACGTTGAAGTTTGGGATGGTGCGGCATGGAATCCAGTTGGAACATATAATACAAATACTGGCGGATGGGAATATATTATTATTAATATAAGTACATTAAATATAACTGGACCTGTACAAGTTCAATTTATATTCTCTGAAGTTATTGACCCAAGTGATTTCTATGACGATATTGCAATTGATGATGTTACTATAGATGAGTTACCTCCTTGTTTATTCCCTAACACAATTACAACATCGAATACCACAGAAACTTCTGTAGACATTTCATGGATACCAGGAGCATCTGAAACAGCTTGGGAATATGTTGTACAGCCAGTAGGAACTGGAACACCAACAACAAACGGAACACCAGCAACAAATACAACTGTTACAGAAACAATGTTATCTCCTGGAACAGCATACGAAATATATGTAAGGTCTGATTGTAACTCTACAGGAGACGGGTTTAGTGATTGGACAGGACCTGTAATATTTTACACATTACCAGAAAATGATGACTGCGAAGGCGCTATAAACTTCCTTGCTAATGCAGATGGTAACTGTACTAATTTTACTAGCGGATCTCTTTCTGGTGCAACACAATCACCACAAGCAAACCCTTGTAGTGGAACTCCTAACGATGATGTTTGGTTTTCATTTACTGCTGTATCTACAGATCACGCCATAAGCCTTAGTAATATTGTAGGATCTACAACATTTTTATCTCATGGATTATATGAAGGTCCAGATTGCAACAACTTAACAAATTTAACTTGTAGTACTGCAGATAATAGTACAGCAAATGGTCTTACCATAGGTAACACCTATTATATTAGAGTATTTTCAAATGGCTCAACACCAGCAACCACTACCTTTGATTTATGTGTGTTTTCTATTCCTCCACCAATTACTACAGATATAACACAATACACTGTTCCAGAATTAGTCGAAGACATTTTAGTAAACTCACCATGTTCTACTATATCTAATGTTACATCATCAACAGGAACAAATTTTGGATCTGATAATGGAATTGGATATTTTGAAGCTAATGGTTCAGGATTTCCTTTTGAAAGTGGAATAATAATGACAACAGGAAACGCTGTAAATGCACCAGGACCTGAAACCGGAACTTTAAGTGATGGTGGTGGAGCTGGATGGCCTGGAGATCCTGATTTAGAAGCGGAAATAATGGAAGGCCCAACAAACAATGCTTCAATTATTGAATTTGACTTTGTCCCTTTTATAGAAGACATGTCTTTTGAGTTCATTTTTGCTGCTGAAGAATATGGAACTTTCCAATGTGGATTCTCAGATGCTTTTGCTTTCCTTCTTACAGATACCGTTACAGGTGTAACTACTAATATTGCTGTTATTCCTGGAACAACAACTCCAGTATCTGTATTTACTATTAGGGATATGGCATTTAATGGTAGTTGCCCTTCTTCAAATGCAGCATTATTTGATGCATACTATGGTCCAGGTGGTCAACCTGCATTAACAAACCCAACAAACTTTATTGGTAGAACTGTACCTTTAACAGCATCATCAACAGTAGTTCCAAATAGAACATACCATATTAAATTAGTTATTGCCGATGATGGAGATACAGCTTATGATTCTGCCGTATTCTTAAAAGCTGGTAGTTTTGAGATTGGTGAAGTAGATTTAGGTGAAGACATTTTACTTTCAAGCGGAAATGCAAACTGTGAAGGAGATGAAGTTATATTAGATATTGGTGTTCCTGTAGGAGATAATGCTACTATTACATGGTATACTATTAATGATAACATTCAAGAAGCAATTCTTGATGAAAATGGAGCACCAGAAAGCGGCACTACTTTAGCTGTTACAGAAACAAATAATTACATAGTAGAAATTGTACTTAACGCTAACGCTTCTTGTTTTGTTATAGATGATATTTTAGTAGAGTTTTTCCCTAATCCGGTTTTACCAGATAATTTACCTGATATTCTGGGTTGTGATGTAGATAATACTAATCAAGCTATTTTTGATTTAACAGAAAATGAAAACCTTATTACAGGTACACAAACTGGTTTAATAATTACTTATTATTTAACTGAACAAGACGCTATAGACCAAACAAATGCTATAACTAATACAACAACATATAGTTCTACACCAACAACTATTTATTATAATGCTGCAGATGGAACAACAAGTTGTGATGCTGTAGGTTCTTTTAATATAGCTCTAGCTCCAAAACCACAATTAGCTCAAGCAGATAATATATTAGGTTGTGATGATGACGAAGACGGTATTTCAAATTATGATTTAACATCAAACGAAACTGTTATTGCAAATGGAAACACTGGACTTACATTTAGCTACCATAATAATTTAGCAGATGCTGAAGCGAGTACAAACGCAATAGCAGTGCCAACAGATTACGATGGAGGTACACAAACAATTTATGTAAGAGCAGAAAGTAACGATGGTTGTTTTGAAACAGCTACATTTGATTTAGACTTTGGTATTTCACCAAGTATAAGTTTCGATACAGATGTATTATATGAAGTATGTCCAAATGCTACATCCCCAATTTCGGTAACAGCAATAGGAGATAATTTTGTTGAGAGTGATGTAACAATCACTTGGTATAACGAAGGCGTATTAGTACCAGGTCAAACAAGTTTAACTATTAATAATGTATTAACATCAGGTACTTACACGATAGAGGTTATGTTTAACCAAAGTGGTTGTACATCTAGCGAAAGTATATTTGTAGATGAGTTAGAAACTTGTGTTATACCACAAGGAATCTCACCAGATGGCGATGGTTTAAATGATAATTTTGATTTAAGCAGTTTCGATGTTCAAAGTTTACAAATATTTAATAGAAATGGTCGTATGGTTTACGAGAAGACAAACTATAAAGATGAATGGCACGGTCAATCTTTAGATGGCGATGAGCTACCAGTAGGAACCTATTATTACGTAATGAACTACCAAGGCAATAAAACAAAAGCCGCATGGGTATATATTAATAGAGCAAACTAA
- a CDS encoding OmpA family protein, translated as MTAQTKATKSADKHFSKLEFVEAIEDYEKLIEKGEGDAYIYGQLAIANYNIFNTVEAEKWFAKALETNQEPEMVFKYSEMLKANGKYEASNAQMKTFASMRPGDDRSVMFMANPDYLPKILDRGKKFNVQNMDINSAVSDFGGTMQDGKLYITTARNGARKKYGWNEQPFLDIYEFTLAEDGTYQGETMVEDKINTKYHEGVVSFSPNGKTMYFSRESFFENIYEKDSLSNTKYSVLHLFKATKGSDGFSNIEALPINSRNYSIKNPSVSPDGSTIYFASDMPGGFGKFDIYKASIDENGQVGAPVNMGQKVNTEGHEMFPFISDNNTLYFSSIGHLGLGGMDVFYTKEIDGKMAPVRNVGIPVNSNGDDFAFHINEETGEGFVSSNREGGKGDDDIYQIKKIQPLCDVLIVATIVDNKTKAPIAGASASLVDSKGNVLSTKTTNAEGKVEYIVECDTDTELQVTMQDYESNKLAIAGDDVEEVAVELALDPIEKIIEVEEVVLRPIYFDYDKSNITAKAAFELDNLVQVMNKYPDMVIYATSHTDIRASNKYNDALSDRRAKTTVQYIISKGIDATRISGAGKGERELAVDCGTNCTEEQHQLNRRSEFKILSGGPKK; from the coding sequence GTGACAGCACAAACCAAGGCAACCAAATCAGCCGACAAGCATTTTTCAAAATTAGAATTCGTAGAAGCCATAGAAGACTACGAAAAACTAATAGAAAAAGGCGAAGGTGATGCATACATTTATGGACAATTAGCCATTGCTAATTATAACATATTTAATACTGTTGAAGCCGAGAAATGGTTTGCAAAAGCATTAGAAACCAATCAGGAACCAGAAATGGTTTTCAAGTATTCTGAAATGCTAAAAGCTAACGGTAAGTACGAAGCCTCAAATGCACAAATGAAAACATTTGCCTCTATGCGTCCAGGAGACGATAGATCTGTAATGTTTATGGCTAACCCAGATTACCTTCCAAAGATTTTAGACAGAGGTAAGAAATTTAATGTTCAAAACATGGATATTAACTCTGCTGTATCAGATTTTGGAGGTACTATGCAAGACGGTAAACTATACATTACAACAGCAAGAAATGGAGCTAGAAAAAAGTATGGTTGGAACGAGCAACCATTTTTAGATATTTACGAATTTACTTTAGCCGAAGATGGTACTTACCAAGGTGAGACTATGGTAGAAGATAAAATTAACACTAAATATCACGAAGGCGTTGTTTCTTTTTCGCCAAACGGAAAAACAATGTATTTTTCAAGAGAAAGTTTCTTTGAAAACATTTACGAAAAAGACTCACTATCAAACACAAAATACAGTGTATTACACTTATTTAAAGCCACAAAAGGAAGTGATGGATTCTCTAACATAGAAGCCTTACCAATAAACAGCCGTAACTACTCAATAAAAAACCCAAGTGTAAGTCCAGACGGAAGTACAATATACTTTGCCAGCGATATGCCAGGAGGATTTGGAAAGTTTGATATCTATAAAGCAAGTATAGATGAAAACGGTCAAGTAGGAGCTCCAGTAAATATGGGACAAAAAGTAAACACAGAAGGACATGAAATGTTCCCGTTTATTAGTGATAACAACACACTTTACTTCTCTTCAATAGGACACTTAGGACTTGGAGGAATGGATGTATTTTACACCAAAGAAATAGACGGTAAAATGGCACCAGTACGTAATGTAGGTATACCAGTAAACTCAAATGGAGATGATTTTGCTTTCCACATTAACGAAGAAACAGGAGAAGGTTTTGTCTCTTCAAACAGAGAAGGCGGAAAAGGAGATGATGACATCTACCAAATTAAAAAAATACAACCATTATGTGATGTATTAATAGTAGCAACAATAGTAGACAACAAAACCAAAGCACCAATAGCAGGAGCAAGCGCAAGCTTAGTAGATAGTAAGGGCAATGTATTATCTACAAAAACTACAAATGCCGAAGGTAAAGTAGAATACATTGTAGAATGTGATACAGATACAGAGCTACAAGTAACAATGCAAGACTACGAAAGTAATAAATTAGCCATTGCTGGAGACGATGTAGAAGAAGTAGCAGTAGAATTAGCTTTAGACCCAATAGAGAAAATAATAGAAGTAGAAGAAGTAGTATTACGCCCAATTTACTTTGATTACGATAAATCTAACATCACAGCAAAAGCAGCATTTGAATTAGATAACTTAGTACAGGTAATGAATAAATATCCAGATATGGTTATTTACGCGACATCTCACACAGATATAAGAGCATCAAACAAATATAATGATGCATTATCAGACCGAAGAGCTAAAACAACAGTACAATACATTATATCAAAAGGTATAGACGCTACAAGAATCTCTGGAGCAGGAAAAGGAGAAAGAGAATTAGCAGTAGACTGTGGTACTAATTGTACAGAAGAGCAACACCAATTAAACCGTAGAAGTGAGTTTAAAATTTTAAGTGGTGGACCTAAAAAATAA
- a CDS encoding FAD-binding oxidoreductase, protein MNLSYWEIKTWLTNIDYTIVGSGIVGINCALQLRNRFPKAKILILEKGILPQGASTKNAGFACFGSLSEIIDDLNSHTKIEVINLIKKRIKGLNLLRETLSDKAIDYQNNGGFELFSKQDNKLLQDCLDRRNEINTLLNPIFNQDIFKIQKNSFGFKNIEEHYIFNAFEGQIDTGKMMNALLKKAQINDIKILNNIQIEEYVTANSSVKIKTNQVDFNTSKLLIATNGFASRLINEKVEPARAQVLITKPIKNLKIKGTFHLDKGYYYFRNIENRILFGGGRNLDFKTENTSVFGQTEVIQNKLETLLKTTILPNTPFEIAHRWSGIMGIGKQKKPIVKQIENNVYCGIRLGGMGVAIGSLVGKELADLV, encoded by the coding sequence ATGAATTTATCGTACTGGGAAATAAAAACATGGTTAACTAACATAGATTACACAATAGTTGGAAGTGGAATTGTAGGTATAAACTGTGCTTTACAATTAAGAAACCGTTTTCCAAAAGCTAAAATTTTAATTTTAGAAAAAGGCATTTTACCACAAGGAGCAAGTACAAAAAATGCTGGATTTGCTTGTTTTGGAAGTTTAAGCGAAATTATAGACGACCTTAACTCTCATACTAAAATTGAAGTAATAAATTTAATAAAGAAAAGAATTAAAGGTCTTAATTTATTAAGGGAGACACTTAGTGACAAAGCTATTGACTATCAAAACAATGGTGGCTTTGAATTGTTTAGTAAGCAAGACAATAAATTATTACAAGATTGCTTGGATAGAAGAAATGAAATAAACACACTATTAAACCCAATATTTAATCAAGACATATTTAAAATTCAAAAAAATAGTTTTGGTTTTAAAAATATTGAAGAGCATTATATTTTCAATGCTTTTGAAGGTCAAATAGATACTGGTAAAATGATGAATGCTTTGTTAAAAAAAGCACAGATAAACGATATTAAAATTTTAAATAATATTCAAATTGAAGAATATGTGACAGCCAATTCTTCAGTTAAAATAAAAACAAACCAAGTAGACTTTAATACTTCAAAACTATTGATAGCTACAAACGGTTTTGCTTCAAGACTAATTAATGAGAAAGTTGAGCCAGCAAGAGCACAAGTTTTAATTACAAAACCAATAAAGAATTTAAAAATAAAAGGTACTTTTCATTTAGATAAAGGATATTATTATTTTAGAAATATAGAAAACAGAATACTATTTGGCGGCGGAAGAAATTTAGATTTTAAAACTGAAAACACAAGTGTATTTGGACAAACAGAAGTTATTCAAAACAAACTAGAAACACTTTTAAAAACTACTATTCTACCAAATACACCTTTCGAAATAGCACATCGCTGGAGTGGTATAATGGGTATTGGCAAACAAAAAAAACCCATTGTAAAGCAAATAGAGAATAATGTTTACTGTGGCATAAGATTAGGAGGCATGGGAGTTGCAATAGGTAGCTTGGTTGGTAAAGAATTAGCAGATTTAGTTTAA